Within Candidatus Methylomirabilota bacterium, the genomic segment CTCGTCGGGCGCATCGACAACGCCACCATGGCCCGGCTCAATGCCGGCGTGGACCTGGAGGACCGGTCGTTCACGGAGGTGGCCGCCCGATTCCTCGGGCGCCCCACCCGGGGTGCCACCGCGCGGTGGTCGAGCCGCGACCTGGGGCGCCTCACGCTCGAGCACTTGGGGCTCGTGGCCGCGGCGGTGGGCGTGGCCACGGCGCTCGGCGTGCCGCTCGGCATCCTGGCGGCCCGGCGCCGGCGCCTGGCGCAGGTGGAGCTGATGGGGGTGGGGCTGCTCCAGACCATCCCCGCGCTGGCGCTCTTGTCCTTCATGATTCCGCTCTTCGGCATCGGCCCCGTGCCGGCGCTGGTCGCGCTCTGCCTCTACGCGCTGCTGCCCATCGTGCGCAACACCCACGCGGCCGTCACCAGCCTCGACCCCCAGCTCGGGGACATGGCCGTGGTGCTGGGCCTCGGCGGCTGGCAGCGACTGGCGTGGGTCGAGCTGCCGCTGGCCTCAGTGACGATCATGGCCGGCATCAAGACCGCCGCCGTCGTCACGGTGGGCACCGCCACGCTCGCCGCCTTCATCGGCGGAGGCGGCTACGGCACGCTCATCGTGACCGGTTTGGCCCTCAACGACGTCACCACGATCCTCGCCGGCGCCATCCCGTCGGCGGTGATGGCGCTCGCCATCCACGCCGCGTTCGAGGGGCTCGACCGGCTGGTCGTGCCGACTCCCTTGCGGGCCAGGCGTTGAGGCGGCTGTCCACCGTTTCCACAGCTGTCCACACGACAGGATTCGTACGGGGTGACGGGGCTTCGCGGTAAGCGCCGCCCGAAATGCACGATCTGTCGCTGCACCGCCTCGCTCCGCGCAAGATTGGGCGATGCCGACGATCGCGCGGCGCGGTGCCGGCCCGCCCCGGAGCCCGGGATGCGGGTGAAGAAACTGTTGACGTCGGGATGTCCCGGCCCATTAACTGGCGCCCCCAGAACCTTCGAGGGAGGCCGCATGGACCCACCTCCGGCCGAGCGCCTGATGGTCAAGGTAGACCTCATGACCACCCCCTGTCTCTGGTGTTGGGAGATCGTGCACACCAGGGACGGCACCGTCGTGGAGAGCAGCTGGGGGACGGATTGGACGGGGTACGAATCGGCGCACGAGGCCTGGGGAGCTGGAATTCTCCGTCTGAACGAGCTGAATCGGCGCAGCCGGCGAGCGCCGTCTCACGCCGCCGTGGAGGTATCGAGCCTCAGCGGGGGGCCGGGACAGCCTCCAGGTCGAGCGGCCGGACGATGAACCCCATGCCCTCACGCCGCCAGTCGTACTCCGGCCTCTCGCAATAGATCTCCAGGACGTTGCCCTCCGGGTCCTGGAAGTACAGGCTGTTGGTGACGGCGTGGTCCGCCGTGCCGACGATCGGCACGCCCAGCGCCTGGAAGCGCTGGTACCACGCCTTGACCGTCTCCAGGCTGTCCACGACGAGAGCGACGTGGACGAGGCCGACCTGGTTGTCCTTCGGGGGATCGGCGTCCGGCCCGGTCTTGAAGATCGCGATGTCGTGGTGGTAGTCGTTGAAGCGCAGGAACATCCCGCGGTCCGGGTCGAACTTGGCCAGCGTCATGCCCAGCACACCGCAATAGAACTGCCTGGCCTTCTCCAGATCCCGGACCTTCAGGACGACGTGCCCGACTCGGACGATCGGTTTGACGTCCACGGCGTGGTCCCCCCTTCGGGTGCCTTTGCCAGAGGATACCGCAGATCGGTCGGAACGGGCACGGCCGGCAGTTGACCGGGCGCTCCGCCTCGTCTACCGTCGAACCGTCATGGCGACCCCGCGGTCCGCGTCGCTCGCGAAATGGCGCCGCCAGGCGGTCCGGCGCGTCGAGGCGTCCCGCCGAGCGATGCTGGACTTCGTCGGCCGGCTACCCGAAAGCGAAATCCTCCGGCCTCGAACGCAGGACCGCTGGTCGGTCAAGGACGTCCTGGCGCACTTGCTGGCCTGCGACGAGGAGACGGTGCGCCGCTTCCAGCTCGTCGCCCGCGGCCGCGCCGACCGCATCCACTGGTTCGAGAGCATGGCCGATGCGGACCGATTCAACGCCCGGTCGGTGGCGCGACTGCGCCGGCTCGGCCTTCGCGCCCTGCTCCACCGACGGCAACGGGCTCAGGCCAACCTCATCGAGTGGCTCGAGCGCCTGCCGCCCGCGGCCCTCCGCGACCCCGCTCATGCCTACCCGGTCGTCGAGTGGCTTCCCGCCCCGGGCTGGAGCCACGAGCAGGAGCACTTGAGCGAGATCCGGGCGTGGTGGCGGGACGCTCGCCGGCGGGCTACCGCCGCTTCGTCAGGAGCTGCGCGCGCCGGTTCTTCGCCCAGCATGCCTCGTCGCGCTCGACGCAGACGGGGCGCTCCTCGCCGTAGCTGATCATGGTGATGCGGTCCGACGCCACGCCGCGCGACATGAGGTAGTCTCGCGTGGCCTTCGCGCGGCGGTCGCCGAGCGCGATGTTATAGGCGTTCGTGCCGCGCTCGTCGCAGTGTCCCTCGATCAGGATGAGCGCCGAGGGATTCGACCTGATCCACTCGATGTTCGTGTCCAGCGTCTGGGCGGCATCGGGACGGATCTCTGACTTGTCGAAGTCGAAGAAGATGGAGCGCAGCGCTGGCTCCGCCGCGAACTCGGTGGGCTCCGGCCGGGCCGGGGTGGCCGGCGCGGCGGTCGTCGGTGGAGCCGACGGAGCGGCGACTATGGGCGGCAGGACAGGTGCCGGAGTGGCGGCTTCCGGGGCTGCCGGCGCGGCGGGTGCCGGGGCCGCACGCGGGACCGGTGCGGGGGCCGTTTCCGGAGCCGGTACACCGGTGGCGGCGCCAGTGGGTGCCGGCGCCGCGACTTCTCTGACTGCAGGACGCTTGGCGCACCCCGTCGTCAACACGACGAGCGAAAAACCGACGGCAGCAACGATAAGCCCAGTTCGCGATCGCATCTTTCACCCCCCAGGGCATCCTTGTCCGCAACAGGGCCCAAGTGTAGCGCGGGGACCGCCGCCTGACCTGGGGTAGCTAGAGGGCTGGGGCCACCCCAATCGTGTCCCAGCCTTGCCGCAGACACGGTCATCCACGCCCCACTCGCCGCTCGACTCCGAGCTTCTCCCTACGAATCGGCGGCGTCTCAGAGGTTCTCGCTGGCCGATGGCTTGCAGCGGCACAGCCCCGGCTCAGAGGGAGGCGTCGGTGGGGCTGAGAAGCATCGTCCTGTTCGCCGTGGTGGGAACGATGCTGGTCGGCGTGCCCGGATGGCCGCCACCTAACCTGGCGCGCAGGGCGGTCGAGATCGTGGGTCCGTGCCCTCTTCCGGCGAAACGGTGGGCCGAGGCCTGGTCACAAACCCCGGCGGATGACCGAAGCGTCAGGAGCCTGTCCGTGTTCTGCCAGCCCAGTGGCAGGGTGTACACGGCGACGTTCCTCTACTGGTTTTCGGAGCAGGGCCCCGGACGGGTGGTGTGGCGCCCGGTGACCACGTATTTCGGTCCCGTTCCATCCCACAGCGCTGAGCGGGTCGACATCTTCGATCGGGCGGGCCGCCTGATCGAGCACGTGTTCGTCGACCGGCAGGCCCGCAAGGTCGAGTTCTATAGCACCGCTTCCCGGCTCACGGGACGGGGCGCACTCGACGTTGCGTCCGGCCTGGTCGAACGATTCAGCGTGGAAGGGGCCCGGCA encodes:
- a CDS encoding VOC family protein, translated to MDVKPIVRVGHVVLKVRDLEKARQFYCGVLGMTLAKFDPDRGMFLRFNDYHHDIAIFKTGPDADPPKDNQVGLVHVALVVDSLETVKAWYQRFQALGVPIVGTADHAVTNSLYFQDPEGNVLEIYCERPEYDWRREGMGFIVRPLDLEAVPAPR
- the pal gene encoding peptidoglycan-associated lipoprotein Pal produces the protein MTTGCAKRPAVREVAAPAPTGAATGVPAPETAPAPVPRAAPAPAAPAAPEAATPAPVLPPIVAAPSAPPTTAAPATPARPEPTEFAAEPALRSIFFDFDKSEIRPDAAQTLDTNIEWIRSNPSALILIEGHCDERGTNAYNIALGDRRAKATRDYLMSRGVASDRITMISYGEERPVCVERDEACWAKNRRAQLLTKRR